A genomic segment from Glycine soja cultivar W05 chromosome 18, ASM419377v2, whole genome shotgun sequence encodes:
- the LOC114394711 gene encoding uncharacterized protein LOC114394711, producing the protein MAPSGRTTTASTRTTSKTTTTTRRTRQQRRTTATTTNFKKKQHNAKSNNKKQQEQVLVPTVLPSSCSSSSISSQDSSNSKEVDNNMHGSAEVIDVVCNSNTNSPCSTPKGQKFRIPEISTCPPAPKKPRVLSNCSLRRSPLSFFAPPDLEHFFFVALRDVSV; encoded by the coding sequence ATGGCCCCTTCTGGAAGGACAACAACAGCATCAACAAGGACAACCTCAAagacgacaacaacaacaagaagaaCAAGACAGCAGAGAagaacaacagcaacaacaacaaacttcAAGAAGAAGCAGCACAACGCAAagagcaacaacaaaaaacaacaagAACAGGTTCTTGTTCCAACTGTTTTGCCCTCTAGCTGCAGCTCCTCCTCCATAAGCTCACAAGACTCTTCTAATTCAAAGGAAGTGGACAACAACATGCATGGTTCTGCCGAGGTGATTGATGTTGTTTGCAACAGCAACACCAACAGTCCATGTTCCACACCAAAGGGTCAGAAATTCAGGATTCCTGAGATTTCAACATGCCCTCCAGCACCAAAGAAGCCAAGGGTTCTCTCCAATTGCTCTTTGCGTAGGTCTCCACTCTCATTCTTTGCACCCCCTGACTTGGAGCACTTCTTCTTTGTGGCACTTAGAGATGTCTCGGTTTGA
- the LOC114396837 gene encoding uncharacterized protein LOC114396837, with protein sequence MDNQFRVSIVGCVWSHEIWAILKTYFSSQTKTRIKQLRIQLRNTKKQGSISEYLVQIKQIVEALGAIDSPLIDEEHIDEIFYGLPEEYDGLITSCLTRSEPFTKSIYGLKQAPRAWFSKLASSQISFGFKPTRCDTSLFVHATPKFITYILVYVDDIIITDSSTYAVQSVISKLHSLYPFKDLGTLHFFLGIEANYTIIGALLLSQSKYITDLLAKVNMHNAKPIKTPLAPGSKLHMDGTNAFSDPTLYRSVVGALQYATITRPNISYAVNKLCQFMHSLLESHWKAIKRVLRYLNGTVDHGLTFYPSQHLFITSYSDSDWACDSSDMRSTSGFCVYLGNNLVSWLAKKQQSVFRSSTEAEFRSLAALVAEIKWL encoded by the exons ATGGACAACCAATTTCGCGTTAGCATCGTTGGTTGCGTCTGGTCGCACGAAATCTGGGCCATCCTCAAAACCTATTTCTCTTCCCAAACGAAAACGCGAATCAAGCAGCTTCGCATTCAACTTCGCAACACCAAGAAGCAAGGGTCAATCAGCGAGTATTTGGTCCAGATTAAGCAGATCGTAGAAGCCCTTGGCGCAATCGACTCTCCCTTAATAGATGAAGAACACATTGATGAGATTTTTTATGGTCTCCCTGAAGAATATGATGGGCTCATCACCTCGTGTCTCACGCGATCTGAACCCTTCACT AAGTCTATCTATGGGCTCAAGCAGGCACCAAGAGCCTGGTTTTCCAAGCTTGCATCTAGTCAGATTTCTTTTGGGTTTAAGCCAACTAGGTGTGATACATCTCTGTTTGTGCATGCTACACCAAAATTTATCACCTATATTCtggtttatgttgatgatatcatTATAACAGACAGCTCCACCTATGCAGTCCAATCTGTGATTTCTAAACTTCACTCTTTGTATCCTTTCAAAGACCTAGGCACCTTACATTTCTTTCTAGGCATCGAAGCCAACTACACCATTATTGGGGCTCTTCTCCTATCTCAATCCAAATATATCACTGATCTTTTAGCCAAAGTCAATATGCATAATGCCAAACCCATAAAGACTCCTCTGGCCCCTGGTTCAAAATTGCATATGGATGGTACAAATGCCTTTTCTGACCCAACTCTCTACAGATCTGTAGTTGGAGCCCTGCAATATGCCACCATCACTCGTCCAAATATATCTTATGCAGTAAATAAGCTTTGTCAGTTTATGCACAGCCTTCTTGAAAGTCATTGGAAAGCCATAAAACGTGTACTCAGATATCTCAATGGCACAGTTGATCATGGTTTAACTTTTTATCCTTCCCAGCATCTCTTCATCACTAGCTATAGTGATTCAGATTGGGCTTGTGACTCATCTGACATGCGGTCCACCTCAGGCTTCTGTGTTTATTTAGGAAACAATCTTGTGTCATGGCTTGCAAAGAAGCAACAGTCAGTCTTTAGGTCCAGCACTGAGGCAGAATTCAGAAGTTTAGCAGCTCTAGTTGCTGAAATTAAATGGCTCTAG
- the LOC114394497 gene encoding uncharacterized protein LOC114394497, producing the protein MKKSSGSAADKKRVRRSSALDPTSDAPPRKQAVKKDVFRVFAEKVRDHKELVSRWAVLQETRVEYFRGKDFVSFLKSHPELKDVLELDRILETEEIANILLAKNLLVRCDRVVKTVRPGKKKLSTWPAHLEIFPEQVFSENDAFFAWTFVKRHPLWQTLLSFFWPVLTLAICLFPVYPHRCKLLILYSCAGILFLILSLLLIRGTIFGALYIVLGKRIWFFPNILAEEATLRELFRFWPKKDEEEKPKWTTRIFYAGVAVLFILLLRHHAPDEAARARYQKRVSNIIDDVLEWSPTLALSGRMEKQQNVANATGSADASKNGPEDAVPADGDDAKAFVEQYNNTEEVIEDVDDDKQHD; encoded by the exons AAACAAGCTGTCAAGAAAGATGTGTTCCGGGTGTTTGCTGAGAAGGTTAGAGACCATAAAGAATTGGTTTCAAGATGGGCTGTTCTACAGGAGACGCGTGTTGAGTATTTTAGAGGGAAGGATTTCGTGAGCTTCTTAAAAAGCCATCCGGAGCTCAAAGATGTTCTAGAATTAGATAGGATTTTGGAAACAGAGGAGATTGCCAACATTCTACTTGCAAAAAATCTTTTAGTGCGCTGTGATCGTGTTGTAAAAACTGTTCGTCCTGGGAAGAAAAAGCTGTCTACCTGGCCTGCACATTTAGAAATTTTCcct GAACAAGTATTTTCTGAAAATGATGCTTTTTTTGCATGGACGTTTGTAAAACGCCATCCACTCTGGCAGACACTCCTCTCATTCTTCTGGCCTGTGTTAACGTTGGCTATTTGCTTATTTCCTGTGTACCCTCATCGCTGCAAGCTATTGATACTTTACTCATGCGCTGGGAtccttttcctcattctctctcTACTTTTGA tAAGAGGTACAATATTTGGTGCTTTATATATTGTACTTGGAAAGCGAATCTGGTTTTTCCCCAACATCCTTGCCGAGGAAGCAACTCTGCGGGAGTTGTTCAGATTTTGGCCTAAGAAAGATGAAGAGGAAAAGCCGAAGTGGACAACAAGGATTTTCTATGCTGGAGTAGCTGTGCTGTTCATATTACTGCTGAGGCATCATGCACCCGATGAAGCTGCCAGAGCAAG GTACCAGAAGAGGGTATCTAACATCATTGATGATGTTCTTGAATGGTCTCCGACTTTAGCCTTGTCTGGGAGGATGGAAAAGCAACAAAATGTGGCTAATGCCACAGGGTCCGCCGATGCAAGCAAAAACGGACCGGAGGATGCAGTTCCAGCTGACGGCGATGATGCAAAAGCTTTTGTGGAACAATATAATAATACTGAAGAAGTCATAGAGGATGTGGATGATGATAAACAGCATGATTAA
- the LOC114394496 gene encoding nuclear transcription factor Y subunit A-1-like, translated as MQSKSETANRLRSDPHSFQPGSVYSEPWWRGIGYNPVAQTMAGANASNSSSLECPNGDSESNEEGQSLSNSGMNEEDDDATKDSQPAAPNGTGNYGQEQQGMQHTASSAPSMREECLTQTPQLELVGHSIACATNPYQDPYYGGMMAAYGHQQLGYAPFIGMPHARMPLPLEMAQEPVYVNAKQYQGILRRRQARAKAELERKLIKSRKPYLHESRHQHAMRRARGTGGRFAKKTDGEGSNHSGKEKDNGTDSVLSSQSISSSGSEPLHSDSAETWNSPNMQQDARASKVHNRFKAPCYQNGSGSYHNHNGLQSSVYHSSPGERLEERDCSGQQLNHN; from the exons ATGCAGTCCAAGTCTGAAACTGCAAATCGACTGAGATCAGATCCTCATTCCTTTCAACCTGGCAGTGTTTATTCTGAGCCTTGGTGGCGTGGTATTGGGTACAATCCTGTGGCCCAGACAATGGCTGGGGCAAATGCATCCAATTCATCGTCTCTTGAATGCCCTAATGGTGATTCTGAATCCAATGAAGAAGGTCAGTCTTTGTCCAATAGCGGGATGAatgaggaagatgatgatgcCACTAAGGATTCACAGCCTGCTGCTCCTAATGGAACAG GAAATTATGGGCAAGAACAGCAAGGGATGCAGCATACTGCATCATCTGCACCCTCCATGCGTGAAGAATGCCTTACTCAGACACCACAGCTGGAACTTGTCGGTCATTCAATT GCATGTGCTACAAATCCTTATCAGGATCCGTATTATGGGGGCATGATGGCAGCTTATGGTCACCAACAGTTG GGATATGCTCCTTTTATAGGAATGCCTCATGCCAGAATGCCTTTGCCCCTTGAGATGGCTCAAGAACCTGTGTATGTGAATGCCAAACAGTACCAAGGAATTCTGAGGCGAAGACAGGCTCGTGCTAAAGCAGAGCTTGAAAGGAAGCTCATAAAATCTAGAAAG CCATATCTTCATGAATCTAGGCATCAGCATGCTATGAGAAGGGCAAGGGGTACTGGAGGACGATTTGCAAAGAAAACTGACGGTGAGGGCTCAAACCACTCAGGCAAGGAAAAGGATAATGGTACTGATTCTGTCCTATCATCACAATCAATTAGTTCATCTGGTTCTGAACCTTTACATTCTGACTCTGCCGAAACCTGGAATTCTCCTAACATGCAACAAGATGCAAGAGCATCAAAAGTGCACAACAGGTTCAAAGCACCCTGTTACCAAAATGGCAGTGGCTCCTACCATAATCATAATGGATTGCAATCTTCAGTGTACCATTCATCCCCAGGTGAAAGACTGGAGGAAAGGGATTGTTCGGGTCAGCAACTGAACCACAATTGA
- the LOC114394899 gene encoding uncharacterized protein ycf20, whose translation MAHSTSLIFMGLSFGPLPKTKVSVSGRLVSRSSAGLRIRAVQENGGPRRLVDIIRLVPEFSRNYFRSPSRRALFGGISLLGGFYVAQTISLSFGALGVNDVIAAVLCVLLTEYVTKFYYSRPKVTFPVALLNNFKMGFTYGLFIDAFKLAS comes from the coding sequence ATGGCACATTCAACAAGCTTGATCTTTATGGGCCTCAGTTTTGGTCCACTTCCTAAAACCAAAGTCAGTGTATCTGGAAGGCTTGTCTCCAGATCTTCAGCAGGACTTCGCATTCGGGCGGTGCAAGAGAATGGTGGACCACGTAGACTAGTGGACATTATTAGACTTGTGCCTGAGTTCTCAAGGAATTACTTCAGAAGTCCTTCTCGCAGGGCTCTGTTTGGTGGAATCTCCTTGTTGGGTGGATTTTATGTTGCACAAacaatctctctctcttttggaGCTCTAGGAGTCAATGATGTTATTGCTGCTGTGTTATGTGTTCTTCTCACAGAATATGTGACCAAGTTTTATTACAGCCGACCAAAAGTTACTTTCCCAGTTGCCCTTCTCAACAACTTTAAAATGGGTTTCACCTATGGACTCTTCATTGATGCCTTTAAGCTTGCCAGTTGA